The sequence below is a genomic window from Lolium perenne isolate Kyuss_39 chromosome 4, Kyuss_2.0, whole genome shotgun sequence.
AACAGCTAGCTAGTCCAGGCATCAACGACAGCCCCTTTTAAGTCCCAAGGAGGAGGTAGGAGTTCCCCCAAACACTTCAGTTACCCCGTCTGTCATGGAGTCCATGGCAGCCGTCGAGATGCCGGTCACCGTGCCGGCATTCGATGTATCTAGCAGGCGGCCGGCCACGGCCGGCCTTGTCCTCAACAGCCCCAACCCGCCGAGCCTGCGCGACGAGCTCGTCGGCGTCGTCGGCAAGGCGTTCCGCCCACGGCGGAccaacggcggcgacggcggtgcTCGCCGGTGTGCGTGGGCCCTGACGGCGCTGCAGGCCGTGTTCCCGGTGCTGCAGTGGGGGAAGACTTACGATCTCAAGTCCTTCCGGAGCGACGTCATGGCTGGCCTTACACTTGCCAGCCTTGGGATCCCACAGGTACGTAACACCGCTGACTGCTAGCTTGTTGTGTCGGTCGCTTCGGTTTCTTCTTCCACGTAACAATAGCTAGCTTTTGTGATCAGCACACGTCTCCTAGAAACAACTTTTGACCTGCATCTATCACTTGTTCAGCGACAAGAAAACTTTCttgccctaattaattaaccaagCAAGTCATGCTAAAATCTTCAGCAGCTGGTGTTAACAGCAAGAACGAACATCAATTATAGTTTTTGCCTAGAACGAAATCATTTCCTTATCTGACAATGCTTGGAAATGGCTTGCTACCGTCTGCAGAGCATTGGATACGCCAATCTTGCCAAGCTGGATCCGCAGTACGGTCTTTGTAAGCATCCACGGCTCGATCACAATTCATCCCCCTGAACTTCATAATTCTCATCGCCATTGTTTTGTTCTTTCACTGTTCTGAATCCTTGTTGCTACGTACGATGACATGCAGACACGAGCGTCGTCCCGCCGCTGATCTACGCGGTGATGGGGACGTCCAGGGAGATCGCCATCGGCCCCGTCGCCGTGGTCTCGCTGCTTCTGTCGTCCATGGTGCAGAAGATCGTCGACCCCGCCACCGACCCGGTGACGTACCGGACGCTGGTGTTCACCGTCACCTTCCTCGCGGGCGTCTTCCAGGTCTCCTTCGGCCTCTTCAGGCTGGGCTTCCTGGTGGACTTCCTGTCGCATGCCGCCATCGTCGGGTTCATGGGCGGCGCCGCCATCGTCATCGGCCTGCAGCAGCTCAAGGGGCTGCTCGGGCTGAGCAAGTTCACCAACAGCACCGACGTCGTCTCCGTCGCCAAGGCCGTCTTCTCTGCGCTACACGACCCCGTGAGTCAACTTCTCACTCACAAGGCAACAAGATTAGCCAACGGATACTGAACTGAACTGAACAAAGTTACTAGTAACATACATCAGCGCATACGTTTCGCTTTCTCGTCTGCTATTTAGTATGCTAGatcgtgtttatcaacttgatatatatatatagacttCACGGCAAAATTTGTGCTGAGCAAGACTTCCCAGATTTTGCTTGTTTTCTCTGCAATAAAATAGCAATTATATTATTGGTAGGAAGAGACGAAGCAGGTCTTAATTTCCCAAGCCTCCCCGTGATGCATAAAAGTACAAGGGCCATAATAACACAGGCAACGCCTCCTCCCTTTATCAGTTGGATGGATGTTCTTATGTCGTAACCTGGCACCACTCTTGGAGTTATCACCTGAAAGAAAAAAAATTCTTAGTACATACATCTGGCTAAGAATTTAGCGCCTAGATcgattttttctatttttaaatAACCGAGCTCAGTTCTGTGATTCGCGGCACAAAAGATAAGAGATATCACGGGAGCTACAAGCCTATAGAGCTAAAGACAATCAAGCAGACTTTATACGACTATGCAATTTGACAGTACGGTACCATGTTTCAGTGGAATAGGAACATAACCACATGTATGCATACCGTTTAGTGTTTGGAAACCAGTATTCGACAAAGATAGTGTGTACCTTTGTGTGCACACTGTTCAATATCTGGCCTTCTGCACTGCCTGTATCTAGTGTGACTGATGTTATCTCCCTTTTCTGATGGCAGTGGCACCCGGGCAACTTCCTCATCGGATGCTCCTTTCTCATATTCATCCTCGCCACACGCTTCATCGTAAGAAGACTCGAAACTCTGTTGTCGAGTCCTGAAATACAGCTTtcgttacccgcaaaaaaaaaacaaaaaaaaagaaatacaGCTTTCGTGTACTGTTCTTGCTAACATGAATGAACGGCGGCCCAAATGGAATTCCAGGGGAGGAGGTACAAGAAGCTCTTCTGGCTGTCTGCAATTTCACCGTTGGTCTCGGTTATCCTGTCCACGGCCATGGTCTACGCCACAAGAGCAGACAAGCATGGCGTGAAGATCATCCGCGAGGTGCACGCAGGGCTGAACCCGAGCTCAGTCAAGCAGATACAATTGAACGGACCCTACACCACAGAATGCGCCAAGATTGCCATCATCTGTGCGGTGATCGCACTCACGGTAATTGTTGTCATACTCAATCCAGCAGGTGTTTGCACTACAGAAATGCATACTGAACTGACTGGGTCAAGTTTGCATTGCCTGCTTCAGGAAGCCATTGCCGTCGGACGATCTTTCGCCTCTATAAAAGGGTATAAGCTTGATGGAAATAAGGAAATGATAGCGATGGGATGCTCAAATATTGCTGGATCTATGTCCTCGTGCTATGTCGCAACAGGTGAGCATTCTGATTAAATGCCTGTAATATTCTGACAAGAAACAAAATAGGCTGGGCAATGTGTCTGACGGACGTTTGCAGGTTCATTCTCTCGAACTGCTGTCAACTTCAGCGCCGGTGCCAGGTCGACGGTTTCCAATATCGTCATGGCTGTCACGGTGCTTATTGCCTTGGAGTTGTTCATGAAGCTCCTCTACTACACACCCATGGCAGTGCTAGCGTCCATCATTTTGTCAGCGCTCCCGGGACTGATTGACATCAGAGAAGCTTGGAGCATATGGAAAGTTGACAAGATGGATTTTCTCATATGCCTTGGTGCGTTCGTTGGCGTGCTCTTTGGGTCTGTGGAGATTGGCCTTGGAGTTGCAGTAAGATGACCGATATACCTTAAGTTCAATTATCAAATTACATTTGCGTAATGTCTTTCACCTTACTGACTTGCTAAGGTCTGATCATTGCAGCTTGCCATCTCCTTTGCAAAGATCATCATACAGTCAATCCGGCCTCAGGTAGAGGTTCTAGGCAGGCTACAAGGAACAAACATATTTTGCAGTGTCAGGCAGTACCCCGTGGCATGCCGAACACCAGCTATACAAGTCATACGCATTGATACATCCTTCCTATGCTTCATCAATGCAACGTTTATCAAAGAAAGGTACTAATGATCACAGAAAATAAACCTCACTTCACTTCATAAATATTTCGGTGTGAATGCTTAATATGTGTTATTCACTCAGGATCATAGAATGGGTAAGGGCAGAAGTGGAGGCATCCAATGAAAAGGCCAGGGAGAGGGTGCACTCAGTTGTACTTGACATGTCAAGTAAGTTTCTACAAAGAAGTTTTCAGTTACTGCAGTGATACTTAAAACTTCAGAACATGTCTGATTCATGCTTCTGGTCTGCAGATGTGGTAAACATCGACACCTCAGGACTTGTGGGACTGGAAGAAATTCATAAGGACCTGGTGTCTCTAGGCATACAGGTGAAGTGATGAACTGATGAGCATATTGATGTGTTTACAAGTATTTACAGTTTACTTAGTAAAAACATTCTAACTCTTGTGTTCCAATAACTATCCGCAGATCGCTATCGCCAGTCCAGGATGGCAAGCAATTCAGAAGATGAAACTTGGACACGTTGTTGACAGAATAGGAGAAGAATGGATTTTCCTGACAGTGAGTGAAGCAGTGGAAGGATGCCTAACTGAGCATAAGGGCAGTGCAACGGAGTGTTGAGTGTATGGTAGTAAAAATAACACCATGTGGTGCGGTTTTGTATCCACTGAACATGGTTTACAGCCAATCAAATACTCACAGACAGACAGTATTGTAACAGCGACAGAAAAGTATGTTTGCATAGTAATGAAGTTAACTGAAGTGTTATGCAGTCATCTTTTTGTGACTGTAGTCACTTAATATATAGTAGTACATAGTGTGCAGTGAAGTATATTGGTTTCTTCTAAGATCTCACGAGACAGTATAATGCGTGGAAaaagcggaaattcaattcggctcccgggtgcatatgctccctataccaAAAAATTATGTTTCGAACGGTCGAAATTTTTTGAAAAAaagttctacatgtacatctccataatatacatGTGTTTGTCAAGTTTCACGAGGaatcaatattttttgtggtctatgtaaaaaagagaaaatttgtcTTCTCGAAGGCCTTATTTTAAGCATTgaattttttcttttttacacAAGCCACACGACAAGtcaatttttcatgaaacgactttgtgagcgtgtaacatgtgaagatgtacgTACCAATTTTTCGTTTcaacttttttgaaattttaaaacaTGTGTAACatacatttcaaaataaagggagcatatgctttcatgtgccaaaacaccactcctgTGGAAAAAGTCTTCAGCTAAAGTTACTTGACCAATCATTTGCTGGACCGTGATCCTCATATACTAATCGAATTTGAATCCATGATCCCAGGTGGCTCTCAAATTATACTTGGAGATAGAACTACTCCCTCCAATCTGATTCTTTTAAATGTTTTCTTCTTCTATGGCCTTTGACCTTTGGTATATATCTATGAAAGCAATGAGAACAGATTTTTTAAAATGTATTATTACAGAACAAATTCATGTGATCTGATCAATCGGAATCTCCCGGTCTCCCCTTAATCAAATCACACAGCTCCCCAGATCACATGGCAATGCGGTTTTGCTACTAGAGGGAGCAGCAGCTATTTGACTGCTGGGTTGCTGCGTGATCCTCAATTTCTTCATCTACTTGGCCGACAAAATTCTTATCTTGTGTGGAGTCCAGTGCATTAGCTAGTAATTTTACAGGCAATAGATTAGGGCATACGAATTCAAGCTTCGCCGCGCCTCGTCGAGTAGAGTCTCTAATCCAACTAAAAGAGTAATATATAAGCGCAAATCGTGAGAGAAAATAGGAGTGAGCTCACTGGCGACTCACAAGGTGGTACCGCCTTCCAGGTTTTGAATCCATGATCCCAGGTTTTGTTTCCACTCATGCCATTGTTGCAAGAGAGAAGTTTAATTTATCCCCTAAACTCGTCTCAAAGTTCAGATCACAACCCTCAACTTTATTTAGTTTAACCCTAAATTCTATAATCTATTTGGAATTGGACCTTCTACCCTTTTTTGATATGTATTGAACCGGTTTTTCTCGTCAGTTAGCGGTTTTTCTTCTATATATTGTGCCAACTCATCAACACACAACATAAACGGTATAAGAAAAACCAACTTAATACAATGCAAGGGATGATTTTTAACCGTAGAATTCAGGGTTGAAAGTTGAACCAAAAATAAATTTGAGGGTTGTAAGCTGAACTTTGAGACAAGTTTAGGAGGTAAATTGAACTTTACAATATTGATGTCTTGCCAAAGGAACGGGTTCGTAGGAATCCTCGCCTTTTTCTTGATTGCGCTTAGCGGGTACGGTTGTTGAATTgaaaagtgagtggagagagtGGAGCGGATGCAAAGTCAGTAAAATGGTAATATTGTGTAATAATATGGTCTTGGCAAGCAGGAAGCACCATGAGCCCCTCTTAATTGCAGAGTTCCGCAGTCTTTGGACTGAGTTTATTCATCTTCACAATGCAATCAATCATGTTCGTCTGGTCGCTTTCTGGAAAAGAGAGAATGATTTCTCAGTTcattttgctacatcatgtcttgctTCCATTGTGTGAGTTGACTCTTGAATCAAAGTTTTGATAGTAACATATCAGGCTTGCCAATCTTCATCGTGCCATAATAGGTGCTCACACCATTTTTTGAAGTTGACTCTTGTCAAGTTGTCAAGCTTGCCAATCTTCATGATGTAATAACTAATAAGTGCTAATGCCACCTTCAAGTTGCATAATTGCATCCCAAACACAGTCCACTGAACTATTTTGGCGTTATATGGATGGTCCATCTGTGCATTATCCTGCTATGCCTCCGGACCTGGATTAAGTTTTGGGTATAATGCTCTTCCGACCCCTCTGGAAAAAAGGAATTATAGTGTGTGAGAGGCAAAAGATGTGGTCAGTTGGTCACAAGGGTGTCTGCCTTTTCTTATCACACATTTTATTGGCAGGCCAACTTATATCAAAACAAAGGTCGAACACTGAATTTTCTGACAGGTGTCAGGGCACTCGCAAAACCACATGGACTATCTTTATGAAGATTCAGCACTTATTGTCTGTATGGTATTGAAAAGCCAACAAGATTAGAGGCACAAGTGATAAGTCGCCTGTCATATTGCTACATCGTACTCGTACTATATGATTTCTGCTATTTGTCATCCTATGATTACAGCTTCTCTACTTTGTTTGCCTACAGAAAATGGTGGTTGAAATCGAAGGTAAATGGGAATGATCTGTGCGTTAACATAGTTCTGATAATTCTCCGAAGTTCAACAGTTCACTCTTTTCTATAGGTAATATTTCCTATAAGATGGGACTATTTATCATTTTATGCAATTATCCTTCCGTGTCCATGCATTAAACTTCTTTGCAGGCAGCACATAGCATTTCCTTAGCTGGGGATCAATGTGAATGTTAGCTGATACCTGATAGGCCAATTCTACTTTAGTTTGTTCTTATTCTGTTTGGTCTTCTAGTGCTGCCTGATCCTCCTTTGTAGTAGAGTGGCGGGACAGCTTACGCATCAATAGTTCGAGTTCTGGCCTCTGTGGTGTGAACAGTGTTTCCACGAGCTGCTCGAGCATGATTCGCTCAAGCATGGTCCATTataaacattatgcatgcttgcaATTTACTTTTATCAAGGCAAAGGTGACGAAAGGTCCAAGGTTCCTATCAACTAGTGAAGGAACCAACTAAAGGAAACATTCGTGATCTATTTGAGTTGGTATTACGTCCAAGTATTGAAGAAATAGGGGCTCAAAATGAAGCGTGATGCTTGTCTAGTTTACATATTAGCCTAAAATACTAAATCACAAATATATATTCAGGATTGGAAGTTGAGCCTTCTTTTAACAAATGGAAGTGCTTGTGTAAGCTTTTTTATCTAAGCCTAAATTACTAAATCACCAATAAACATTCAGGATTAAAGTAAATCTTCTACTTCCTACGTTCCAAAATAAGTGTCATAGATTTTTCTAGACAAAACGTGTCTAAATACATGCGAATCTAGACAAATCTGTGACTtattttggaacggagggagCATTAGTTTAGCAATAGCAAAAGCACTACTGGGGACTTCAAGCATATATTGCAATATTAATATTTTTGAACtgtataggtgcaaagtacataacAAAATATATTTACATGACTAATGGAAAATACTCTCAACAGACAAAATACATGAGTTGCACCTGGCATTTCATCAAAGGAACACCTAGTGGAACAGTTACGATCAGAAATTTAAGCTATTTGAAACTCCGTGGTGTACAAAGAGCAGGCATGCAGAGCCCAAGAAATCTCataattatcagaatgcagtaagCCCCCTTGGCACACAAAATGGAACTTTAGAATAATAGGCACGGGCTCTTTAGAATTTTTCAGATTCTTTTTTCAACGGCATCCAGCATAGACCAAGAGCAAGTAGACACATGACCTTAGAATGTGATGGCTTCTTTCTTCAGCAGTACCCACCATAAGCCTTAGTATTCCACAGGTAACTTGTTTTATTTATGAGAAAGAGATAAAATTGTTACTATACATGACATGCATAACTAATCTCGACTAGATTTCTAAATAGCTTTATTGGCCTGATAATGTAGATCATTGGATATGCAACCTCTGGCGAAAATGGATCCTCAGTGTGGTCTTTATAAGTGAAACCACATTTCACATATCTTTGTGTGTTTTAATGTGCTTCTGGTCTgaatattttttttttgttttgtggtAGATACAAGTATTGTGCCACCTCTTGTATATGCCGTAACGGGGACCTCCAGGGAGATAGCCATTGGACCGGTCACTATCGTGTCACTGTTGCTTTCATCAATGGTTCAGAAGATAGTTAACCCAGTAGTTGATCCAGCTTCCTACCAAAAATGGTTTTCACAGTGACATTCCTTACGGGTGTATTCCAATTTGTATTTGGTCTGCTCAGGTAGAGCATTTGCACTCTTGTCATCGAAATGAGCTAACATTTTCTTTATTGGCTAATTGGAGTCTTGTTTGATCAATTCTTGGAGATTGGGTTTTCTCATGGATTTTCTGCCACATGCCACAATTGTCGGATTCATGGGGGAGCTGCCATTGTGATAGGATTGCAGCAGCTGAAGGGGCTGCTTGGACGTAATCATTTCACAAGTAACACTGATCTTTGTCTCTGTCACCAAGGCATCTGGGTTTCAGTTCATGAACCAGTAAGCGTTTCTCCTTTTCTTTCACTGTGAATGTGCTCTTCTGCAAGCACACACCTCCAAAAAACACATAATATGACCTTTAAAACTAAAGATCCCTAGTTTATCACGCATGTTGTCTCATTAACTTCTTTAATCCTACTGACATGTACTCCTTTTACCGGTGGGAAAAAAATTAGCTATGTTTCTTGAAAGGTAATGGCTGGGAGAAACCTGCTGCACAAATGCACAATATATATTAGAAAGAAGTATAAGGCCCTGCTTGGATTGGGTATAAAAATAGTGTGTCCACAGGTATTTAGTTCAAGTTTGAGCTTAATACCGGTGTCACCACTAATTTTACATCCATCCCAAGCAGGACCAGCAATTGAAAATCCGTCTTGAAGGGGAAAAGGAGAGTAAATTTTCCCTCAGTTAAGTGGACAAAAATACACATGTTTCCTCCTTGGTATAGTCAATTGCTCAATTATTTATTACCGCTTAAATCATGAAATAATTGATGTAACATGGAGTTCAAAAACATTACATCTGTAAAAATGTTGCCTTGAGAGATAACCATATAACTAATCAATTTCGCTGATGACGAACATGCAAGTTTTTCTCTTTGAATTTTCTGAGAAACATCTCCAACGGCCACAAGAATATTCTGTCTGTAATAAATGTGACCTGGTCCAGTTACCAGTATGCTTCCTGACTCCTAACCTAAGCATGTTTTAACATTTTCCTCAACCAGAGGGAATGTATTTTTTAACAAACACAAGGCAATTGTGCCTTAGCAATTAGTCATAAACCTTATTTTTAGCTGCATGCTATTTAGGTTGCTTACTTTTAATGCTTTTGTCTATATGACATGTAATGACAGTGCCATCCGGAGAACTTCTTCATCGGATATTCCTTTTTCATGTTCATTCTTGCCATGAGGTTCATAGTAAGATTGAAGATCTGTTttcacactagtagaaaatggtgcttttgcaccggttggtaagggccatatgcaccggatgcccaaccggtgcaaagcatccggtgcaaaaggcccccccttttgcaccggttcagttgcgaaccggtgctaaaggggtcaccACGTGGGGGCTGTTGGGCGCCCGAACGagaggacctttagcaccggttcgtattacgaaccggtgctaaagggtctgcCGCGGTAGGAAAACGccccaaaacgctgccgcggtagaaccccgctaccgtaaaaaaaattgaattatttttcactcccttttttttcttttcttcagaatttctaatattttagttatttcataagtttagtctctaactacccttATCTCTAGTCTAATTAGTTACTCGTGCTcagacttcccgctcggtcacccatcctcccactactctagcactagcacgcttaacttcctcgTTCATTTccatcccgcatccaagtgcttcgcgcacatatatgtgatagtagtatcatatcaatcctattaacatatcggtcgatgtcacatttctttattgtttgaatttcaaattttttttaataaacaaaagtaatgatgtaagaataatcttgaataaataaataaacattaaattataatttatattatttttaattatttttaatttttaattttattttccaaacctaaaacctgaaaatttgaaaaactaaaaatttgctaaaagtaatagtaatctttagttattaaatttattttaaaaaaaatataaaatataaaatctggaatttatagcaaaaactaaaatcttcctgctttcgtattttcatttgaaattttgagaatctaaaaattggctaaccgggtaaacccgggtgaattcggatgtaactttttcccacgatgattttgatatattatacgtttttttccaatgtcgtatgcaaaagttattgcggttttaccattttccaaactttttttgcaaaaaaaactgaaattcaaatttttttaatttaccctaatagtaggttgcgtaacatacaagaatctcaaaagattttattttttgaattttctatcattttcttttctattttacagtgttaaaaaaggcgatccaccgggggagggtggaggtgcgtggggagcagaaaaaccttttgcaccggttcgtgttacgaaccggtgctaaaggttagacctttagcaccggttcgtaacacgaaccggtgcaaaagggttcgCGGCTGACGcccaccctttagcaccggttcgtgttacgaaccggtgtaaaagatagctcatttgcaccggttcgtaacacgaaccggtgctaaaggtccctcGAACGGCTggaccgcacgaaccggtgctaatgaccccctttagcaccggttcgtgccaaattcGGTGCAAAAGGTGTTTggggcaaaaaaccaaagcccttgtttctactagtgtcaCTCTCCTTTTCTTATATATTTACTTACTTACAGTAATACATAATTAAACGACTGGGAATGGTACTTTCAGAGAAAGAGGATCAAGAAGCTCTTTTGGGTCTCTGCTGTTGCACCTCTACTTGCAGTTGCTTTATCCACTCTCATGGTCTATGTAACGAGAGCTGACAAGCAGGGTGTGAGGACCATACAAAGAGTAGATGGAGGCATCAATACAAGTTCAGCCAAACAAATTCAGCTCAAAGGACCCCATGTTGCAGAATGTGCTCTTATTTGTGCTGTTATCACTCTAACAGCACGTATTTACTTCTCAAAGAGAATACATTGCACCGGACAACAATGTAAAATATTCCTAATAAACTAGTACTTACATGCGTAAATCGTAAAGTAGTCCTTCTATACACATAAAGATAAATATACACACTCCTAATAACCCAAGAGTAGTAaattagacaaaattgagtcctcGTGTACTACTTATTTGCTTTAGAATTCATCAGATCATATATAACCTTTAAAAGAAAACTATGCAGATTTCTTCTGAAGAGTGTACTGTTATACATGAGCTTAATTGCTACTTAACAAATTACATACTGCCTAGGGAAGCGCATCTTGGATCTAGTGGCACAAGTTTGCACAAAAAAACTACTCACACAAAACTATAGCTACAAAAATACTTATAGACATCCGGAAGTATCTGATATGAAGCCCAATAGTCCATGTTTTGGAAGACCGAGTTTCATTTAACCATTCTCTGCTATAGGAAGCTATCGCTGTGGGTCGCTCTTTTTCAGTGTTAAATGGATACAAACTGGATGGCAACAAGGAAATGGTTGCGACGGGGTTCATGAATGTAGCACGATCCATGTCATCATG
It includes:
- the LOC127297097 gene encoding low affinity sulfate transporter 3 isoform X1 is translated as MESMAAVEMPVTVPAFDVSSRRPATAGLVLNSPNPPSLRDELVGVVGKAFRPRRTNGGDGGARRCAWALTALQAVFPVLQWGKTYDLKSFRSDVMAGLTLASLGIPQSIGYANLAKLDPQYGLYTSVVPPLIYAVMGTSREIAIGPVAVVSLLLSSMVQKIVDPATDPVTYRTLVFTVTFLAGVFQVSFGLFRLGFLVDFLSHAAIVGFMGGAAIVIGLQQLKGLLGLSKFTNSTDVVSVAKAVFSALHDPWHPGNFLIGCSFLIFILATRFIGRRYKKLFWLSAISPLVSVILSTAMVYATRADKHGVKIIREVHAGLNPSSVKQIQLNGPYTTECAKIAIICAVIALTVIVVILNPAGVCTTEMHTELTGSSLHCLLQEAIAVGRSFASIKGYKLDGNKEMIAMGCSNIAGSMSSCYVATGSFSRTAVNFSAGARSTVSNIVMAVTVLIALELFMKLLYYTPMAVLASIILSALPGLIDIREAWSIWKVDKMDFLICLGAFVGVLFGSVEIGLGVALAISFAKIIIQSIRPQVEVLGRLQGTNIFCSVRQYPVACRTPAIQVIRIDTSFLCFINATFIKERIIEWVRAEVEASNEKARERVHSVVLDMSNVVNIDTSGLVGLEEIHKDLVSLGIQIAIASPGWQAIQKMKLGHVVDRIGEEWIFLTVSEAVEGCLTEHKGSATEC
- the LOC127297097 gene encoding low affinity sulfate transporter 3 isoform X2, translating into MESMAAVEMPVTVPAFDVSSRRPATAGLVLNSPNPPSLRDELVGVVGKAFRPRRTNGGDGGARRCAWALTALQAVFPVLQWGKTYDLKSFRSDVMAGLTLASLGIPQSIGYANLAKLDPQYGLYTSVVPPLIYAVMGTSREIAIGPVAVVSLLLSSMVQKIVDPATDPVTYRTLVFTVTFLAGVFQVSFGLFRLGFLVDFLSHAAIVGFMGGAAIVIGLQQLKGLLGLSKFTNSTDVVSVAKAVFSALHDPWHPGNFLIGCSFLIFILATRFIGRRYKKLFWLSAISPLVSVILSTAMVYATRADKHGVKIIREVHAGLNPSSVKQIQLNGPYTTECAKIAIICAVIALTEAIAVGRSFASIKGYKLDGNKEMIAMGCSNIAGSMSSCYVATGSFSRTAVNFSAGARSTVSNIVMAVTVLIALELFMKLLYYTPMAVLASIILSALPGLIDIREAWSIWKVDKMDFLICLGAFVGVLFGSVEIGLGVALAISFAKIIIQSIRPQVEVLGRLQGTNIFCSVRQYPVACRTPAIQVIRIDTSFLCFINATFIKERIIEWVRAEVEASNEKARERVHSVVLDMSNVVNIDTSGLVGLEEIHKDLVSLGIQIAIASPGWQAIQKMKLGHVVDRIGEEWIFLTVSEAVEGCLTEHKGSATEC